In one Mesorhizobium australicum genomic region, the following are encoded:
- a CDS encoding phage tail terminator protein has protein sequence MLVSDLVTRIAGEIDALDDRVQGAAELSELVRRKALPQASPFAFVLPNGLIARNQGDAGAAAFTQMVDEVFAVVLFVRASGDVTGAKALPTIDALIWAVIEAVCGWGPDDAIGVFHMRRGQLLSAEAGAVIYQLDFGLQQQVRIIS, from the coding sequence ATGCTCGTCTCTGATCTAGTTACCCGGATCGCCGGAGAAATCGACGCGCTCGACGACCGGGTCCAGGGCGCGGCCGAGCTGTCCGAACTGGTCAGGCGCAAGGCGCTGCCGCAGGCCTCGCCCTTCGCCTTCGTCCTGCCGAACGGTCTCATCGCGCGCAACCAGGGGGACGCGGGCGCCGCCGCCTTTACGCAGATGGTCGACGAGGTGTTCGCCGTCGTCCTCTTCGTCCGCGCTTCCGGCGACGTCACCGGCGCCAAGGCGCTGCCGACCATCGACGCGCTGATCTGGGCCGTAATCGAAGCCGTGTGCGGCTGGGGGCCGGACGACGCGATCGGCGTCTTTCATATGCGCCGCGGCCAGCTGCTCTCGGCGGAGGCCGGCGCCGTCATCTACCAGCTCGATTTCGGGCTGCAGCAACAGGTGAGGATCATCTCATGA